In Sulfurisphaera javensis, a single genomic region encodes these proteins:
- a CDS encoding long-chain fatty acid--CoA ligase, with product MSEYYEYQLTIDKILDSGVRSFPDREIVYRDLRRYTFLSFSDSVKRLMTGLKKLGVKEGDTIGVIDWDTDVYLHSYYAIPMLGSILHTVNIRYPPELILKTILQAEDKFLIVRDEFLPLVERAKNLLPVGIKIITYSDTKEKVKSSMSDADFWDLIDNSEPSEIPQINENARATIFFTSGTTGEPKGVWFTHRKLVLHAMSVSLVGARPPLNLSSNDVYLILVPMFHVHSWGYPYVFMLSGIKYVLPGKYDYGLILRLMEKENVTFSAMVPTILYFIITHPDAQKYLHVFKRWKVVIGGSALPEGLARKAKELGITITCGYGLSETCPVLTVSYCNSLAEKLDDSVKFLEQITAGAPIPLVQLKIVDPISNEEKKINEIGEVVVRSPWLTQEYYKDPEKTKALWRGGWLHTGDLGYIDEYGYLHIVDREKDAIKSGGEFIPSLLLENVISLHPKVSQVAVVGKKDEKWGERPVAFIVPKEPVSEEELRNFLLEMSNQGKIQKWWIPDKFIFIQSMPLTSTNKIDKKVLRELLDKNM from the coding sequence ATGAGTGAATATTACGAATATCAATTAACAATAGATAAAATTCTCGATAGTGGAGTGAGAAGTTTTCCAGATAGAGAAATTGTATATAGAGATTTGAGAAGATATACTTTCTTATCTTTTTCAGATTCTGTGAAGAGATTAATGACTGGATTAAAGAAACTGGGTGTCAAAGAAGGTGATACGATAGGAGTTATAGATTGGGATACAGATGTATATTTACATTCATATTACGCTATTCCAATGTTAGGCTCAATTTTACATACTGTAAATATCAGATATCCCCCAGAATTAATATTAAAGACTATATTACAAGCTGAAGATAAGTTTCTTATTGTTAGAGACGAGTTTCTCCCTTTAGTTGAAAGAGCAAAAAACCTTTTACCAGTGGGGATTAAAATAATAACCTATAGTGATACCAAGGAGAAAGTTAAATCTTCAATGTCAGATGCTGATTTTTGGGATTTAATAGATAATAGTGAACCTTCAGAAATACCTCAAATAAATGAAAATGCAAGGGCCACTATATTTTTTACTTCTGGCACTACTGGAGAGCCTAAAGGTGTTTGGTTTACTCATAGGAAATTAGTTCTACATGCAATGAGTGTAAGCCTAGTAGGTGCAAGACCACCTTTAAATCTCTCAAGTAATGATGTATATTTAATTTTAGTTCCTATGTTCCATGTACATTCTTGGGGATATCCATATGTCTTTATGTTATCCGGAATAAAATATGTATTACCGGGTAAATATGACTATGGTCTTATACTAAGATTAATGGAAAAAGAAAACGTGACTTTCTCTGCTATGGTACCAACAATTTTGTATTTTATAATAACTCACCCAGACGCTCAAAAATATTTACATGTTTTTAAGAGATGGAAAGTAGTAATAGGAGGGTCTGCTCTTCCAGAAGGATTAGCAAGAAAAGCGAAAGAATTAGGCATTACAATAACTTGTGGCTATGGACTTTCAGAAACTTGTCCAGTTCTAACAGTTAGTTATTGTAATTCCTTAGCTGAGAAATTAGATGATAGCGTTAAGTTTTTAGAACAAATTACAGCTGGAGCTCCAATACCTTTAGTACAATTAAAGATAGTTGATCCTATTTCTAATGAAGAGAAAAAAATCAATGAAATAGGTGAAGTAGTAGTTAGAAGTCCTTGGCTAACACAAGAGTATTATAAAGACCCGGAAAAGACTAAAGCCTTATGGAGAGGTGGTTGGTTACATACCGGTGATTTAGGTTACATTGATGAATATGGTTATTTACATATTGTAGATAGAGAAAAAGATGCTATAAAAAGCGGAGGAGAATTTATACCCTCATTACTCCTAGAAAATGTAATATCATTACATCCTAAAGTCTCACAAGTCGCAGTTGTAGGTAAGAAAGATGAAAAATGGGGTGAAAGACCAGTAGCATTTATAGTACCTAAAGAACCAGTTAGTGAAGAAGAGCTTAGGAACTTTCTCTTGGAAATGAGTAACCAAGGGAAAATACAGAAATGGTGGATACCAGATAAGTTTATCTTTATTCAGTCTATGCCGCTTACTTCTACAAATAAAATAGACAAAAAAGTATTAAGAGAGCTATTAGATAAAAATATGTAG
- a CDS encoding thiolase domain-containing protein gives MRNVAIVGTGHTKFGVRTDVNLQELAWEAIRQALEEANLEQKDIQYFVVGNVGSWSAEELPAVVIGEYSDLVPKGTMRVEAACATGSAALRDAYLAIKSGEVDIALAVGVEQMHQSPNPQVVELIGRAGDYFWEFENFGLTFPGYYALYASAYMAKYGAKEEDLGKIAIKNHYYGARNPYAQFQKEITMEEYLKSKPVAYPLKLLDSSPITDGAAAVVLASEEVAKELTDSPVWIVSQGVASGTANLSKRSDFTHIDAAEIAAKEAYKRAKIEFENAWKYFDVAEVHDCFTIAEIMAYEDLGFAKRGEGYLLAREKQTYIGGKVPVNVDGGLKSKGHPIGATGISMAVSITRQLLDRAPKGTQADIKNGMGLTHNVGGTGHYAYVTIFSTRRPSS, from the coding sequence TTGCGTAATGTTGCAATAGTAGGTACTGGGCATACAAAATTTGGTGTTAGGACAGACGTTAATTTACAAGAATTAGCTTGGGAAGCAATTAGGCAAGCATTAGAAGAGGCAAATTTAGAACAAAAAGACATTCAATATTTTGTCGTAGGCAACGTTGGAAGTTGGAGCGCTGAGGAGCTACCAGCAGTTGTCATTGGTGAATATTCTGACTTAGTTCCAAAAGGAACTATGAGGGTTGAAGCCGCATGTGCTACTGGAAGTGCAGCATTAAGAGATGCATACTTAGCAATAAAGTCTGGAGAAGTTGATATTGCCTTAGCTGTTGGAGTTGAACAAATGCATCAATCACCAAACCCTCAGGTTGTTGAATTAATTGGTAGAGCTGGAGACTATTTCTGGGAGTTTGAGAATTTTGGTTTAACTTTCCCAGGTTATTATGCTCTTTACGCTTCAGCTTACATGGCAAAATATGGAGCTAAAGAAGAAGATTTAGGAAAGATTGCAATAAAGAATCACTATTATGGTGCAAGAAATCCCTATGCGCAATTTCAGAAAGAAATAACAATGGAAGAGTATTTAAAATCTAAACCAGTTGCTTATCCCCTTAAGTTGTTGGATTCTTCGCCAATAACTGATGGTGCTGCTGCTGTAGTTTTAGCTAGTGAAGAGGTTGCTAAAGAATTAACTGACTCCCCAGTCTGGATAGTATCACAAGGAGTAGCTAGTGGTACAGCAAACTTAAGTAAGAGAAGTGATTTCACACATATCGATGCTGCTGAAATTGCGGCTAAAGAAGCTTATAAGAGGGCTAAAATTGAATTCGAAAATGCTTGGAAATATTTTGATGTTGCAGAAGTTCACGATTGTTTTACAATTGCTGAAATTATGGCTTATGAGGATTTAGGTTTTGCAAAAAGAGGCGAAGGATATCTTTTAGCTAGAGAAAAACAAACTTACATAGGTGGCAAAGTTCCAGTGAATGTTGATGGAGGTCTAAAGTCTAAGGGGCATCCAATCGGGGCAACTGGGATTAGTATGGCAGTTTCAATAACTAGACAATTACTGGACAGAGCTCCCAAAGGAACACAAGCAGACATTAAAAATGGAATGGGATTAACGCACAATGTTGGTGGTACTGGACATTATGCATATGTAACAATATTCTCAACTAGGAGGCCATCATCATGA
- a CDS encoding Zn-ribbon domain-containing OB-fold protein translates to MMINDIRERLQQQISQLIIALDGIVKTTGMPIITDKSGNPLWVDVREITLRYQIPVKKIQKFFEGLKEGKVLATKCPKCNTIYFPPQDDCPKCKMSNLEWVEMPNEGELVAYTIINVKPPSFSHYSDYIIGIAKMANGVNITAWVNSKEVKIGMKVRLKVIRREPEGYITYELEPI, encoded by the coding sequence ATCATGATTAATGATATAAGGGAAAGATTACAGCAACAAATTTCACAATTAATTATAGCCTTAGATGGGATTGTAAAAACAACTGGTATGCCAATAATTACTGATAAGTCTGGCAATCCGCTATGGGTGGACGTTAGAGAAATTACATTAAGATATCAAATACCAGTTAAAAAAATTCAAAAATTTTTCGAAGGACTAAAAGAGGGTAAAGTGTTAGCAACAAAATGTCCTAAATGCAACACTATTTACTTCCCACCTCAAGATGATTGCCCTAAATGCAAAATGAGTAATTTAGAATGGGTTGAAATGCCTAACGAAGGAGAATTAGTTGCTTATACTATTATTAACGTAAAACCACCATCTTTCTCGCATTATTCAGATTACATAATTGGAATAGCTAAAATGGCAAATGGAGTTAATATAACTGCCTGGGTAAATTCTAAAGAAGTAAAAATAGGTATGAAGGTTAGACTTAAGGTAATAAGAAGAGAGCCAGAAGGATATATAACGTACGAATTAGAACCTATTTAA
- the fdhF gene encoding formate dehydrogenase subunit alpha: MFKLVIVTLNERQIELNDNITILDLLKREKIYIPHICYNEGLVPIQSCDTCIVEVNGRLVRACSTKVSDNMNIVTNSEKAVNARKTALQRILRYHKLYCTICENNNGDCVLHEAVIKSGIVSQSYIEKPYAIDDSGPFYVHDPSQCILCGRCVEACQDFAVNEVIWINWDLNPPRVVWDNGNPIGNSSCVNCGTCVTVCPVNALMEKSMLGEAGYFTWINPELKKKMIDSIGKSEENFSLLMTISELEAKARESQIKKTKTVCIYCGVGCSFEVWTKGRKILKVEPKPESPVNGILTCVKGKFGWDFVNSQERLTKPLIKENGKFREATWEEAINYIAQRLREIKEKYGPDSIGFIASDKMTNEEAYLLQKLARAVIGTNNIDNSARYCQSPATIGLWRTVGIGADSGTIKDIENADLIIIVGHNTTESHPVVGSKIKRSKKIRGTKLVVIDVRKHEIADWADLFIRPKPGTDAAVLAGVAKYIIDQGWENKEFISKRVNGYEEFKESIKGFTLDYVESVTGVPREQIIKLAEMIHSAKSVAILWGMGVTQHLGGADTSTIISDLLLLTGNYGKPGSGAFPMRGHNNVQGVSDFGCLPNYLPGYQKFDEATIVKFEEAWRTKLNRKPGLQIPQMIEGILEGNIHALYIVGEDTVMVDCGTPLTRQALEKVDFLIVQDMFLTETAKLADVVLPAAASLEKEGTFVNTERRIQRIYKAFEPLGDSLPDWIIIQKIANALGANWNYSSPAEIMEEIRRLCPIFAGVTYERLEGFKSLLWPVNEDGTDTPLLYVNAFATPDGKAILYPLEWKPPQLKDEVHKITVNTGRVLEHFHVGNMTRRVEGLRRKVPETFIEISKELAQKYSIKSGDLILVKSKFGGELIGRALVSERVQGEEIFIPLYASDPMKAVNNLTGTVIDKNSGTPAYKDTPVTIEKISEGNETPLPRDNWRFHINERRRQFGIEVEKKWKREEFKPLTE, encoded by the coding sequence ATGTTTAAACTTGTGATAGTAACATTAAATGAAAGGCAAATAGAGTTAAATGATAATATTACTATTCTTGATTTGTTAAAACGAGAAAAAATCTATATACCTCACATATGTTATAATGAGGGATTAGTTCCAATACAGAGTTGTGATACATGCATTGTAGAAGTTAACGGAAGATTAGTGAGAGCATGTAGTACTAAAGTATCCGATAACATGAATATAGTAACTAATAGTGAAAAAGCAGTGAATGCTAGAAAAACAGCATTACAGAGAATTCTTAGGTATCATAAATTATATTGTACAATTTGTGAAAACAATAATGGTGATTGCGTACTTCATGAGGCAGTAATTAAATCTGGTATTGTATCACAGAGTTATATTGAAAAGCCATATGCAATAGATGATTCTGGTCCTTTTTATGTGCATGATCCGTCGCAGTGCATTCTTTGTGGTAGATGCGTTGAAGCTTGCCAGGATTTTGCAGTTAATGAAGTTATTTGGATTAATTGGGATTTAAATCCGCCAAGAGTTGTATGGGATAATGGTAATCCAATAGGTAACTCTTCATGTGTTAATTGTGGAACATGTGTAACTGTTTGTCCAGTAAATGCACTTATGGAAAAATCAATGCTTGGAGAAGCTGGTTATTTTACATGGATAAATCCAGAATTGAAAAAGAAGATGATAGATTCCATTGGAAAATCTGAGGAAAACTTTAGTCTTTTAATGACAATAAGCGAATTAGAAGCTAAAGCTAGGGAAAGTCAAATAAAGAAAACAAAGACAGTATGCATATACTGTGGAGTTGGATGTAGTTTTGAAGTTTGGACAAAGGGAAGAAAAATACTTAAGGTTGAACCCAAACCTGAATCACCAGTTAATGGAATCTTAACATGCGTCAAAGGAAAGTTTGGTTGGGATTTTGTAAATAGCCAGGAAAGATTAACTAAACCATTAATCAAGGAAAATGGAAAGTTTAGAGAAGCTACTTGGGAAGAAGCAATTAACTATATAGCGCAAAGATTGAGAGAAATTAAGGAAAAGTATGGTCCAGATTCCATTGGATTCATTGCCTCAGATAAGATGACTAATGAAGAAGCCTATTTATTGCAAAAATTAGCTAGAGCCGTTATAGGAACTAATAATATAGATAACTCTGCAAGGTATTGTCAATCACCAGCAACAATAGGCCTTTGGAGAACTGTAGGTATAGGTGCTGATTCTGGTACAATTAAAGATATTGAAAATGCTGATCTTATTATTATTGTAGGTCATAACACAACTGAAAGCCATCCAGTTGTTGGAAGTAAAATTAAAAGATCAAAGAAAATCAGAGGAACTAAATTAGTCGTAATAGATGTAAGAAAACATGAAATTGCTGATTGGGCTGACCTGTTTATTAGACCAAAACCAGGCACAGATGCGGCTGTTTTAGCTGGAGTGGCAAAATATATTATCGATCAAGGATGGGAAAATAAGGAATTTATATCTAAAAGAGTAAATGGATATGAGGAATTTAAAGAATCGATAAAAGGCTTCACATTAGATTATGTTGAAAGCGTTACTGGAGTACCAAGAGAGCAAATAATCAAATTAGCCGAAATGATTCACTCTGCTAAAAGCGTTGCAATACTCTGGGGAATGGGTGTTACTCAACACTTAGGAGGAGCAGATACCTCTACGATAATCTCAGATTTGCTCTTACTAACTGGAAATTATGGTAAACCTGGAAGTGGCGCATTCCCGATGAGAGGCCATAATAATGTTCAAGGAGTTAGTGATTTCGGTTGTTTGCCTAACTATCTTCCTGGTTATCAAAAATTTGACGAAGCTACAATAGTTAAATTTGAAGAAGCTTGGAGAACTAAATTAAATAGAAAACCTGGTCTACAAATTCCACAAATGATTGAAGGGATATTAGAAGGAAATATACATGCATTGTACATTGTAGGAGAGGATACGGTAATGGTTGATTGTGGTACCCCATTAACAAGACAAGCATTAGAAAAAGTTGATTTCCTAATAGTTCAGGATATGTTCTTAACTGAAACAGCAAAGTTAGCTGATGTAGTTTTACCAGCAGCAGCTTCGCTTGAAAAGGAAGGAACTTTTGTAAACACTGAAAGAAGAATACAAAGAATCTATAAAGCATTTGAACCATTAGGAGACTCATTACCAGATTGGATAATAATACAAAAGATTGCTAACGCGCTAGGGGCTAATTGGAACTACTCTTCACCAGCTGAAATTATGGAAGAAATTAGAAGATTATGTCCAATATTTGCTGGAGTTACTTATGAGAGACTTGAAGGATTTAAGAGCTTATTATGGCCGGTTAATGAAGATGGTACTGATACTCCTTTACTTTATGTTAATGCATTTGCTACACCAGATGGTAAAGCTATCCTATATCCATTGGAATGGAAACCACCACAACTTAAAGATGAAGTACATAAAATAACTGTAAATACTGGCAGAGTATTAGAGCACTTTCACGTAGGTAATATGACTAGAAGAGTAGAAGGTCTAAGAAGAAAGGTTCCAGAAACTTTCATAGAAATTTCAAAGGAATTAGCACAGAAATATTCAATTAAATCCGGAGATTTAATATTAGTAAAGTCTAAGTTTGGTGGAGAGCTTATAGGAAGAGCTTTAGTTAGTGAAAGAGTTCAAGGAGAAGAGATCTTTATACCTCTTTATGCCTCTGACCCAATGAAAGCTGTAAACAATTTAACTGGAACTGTAATAGATAAAAATTCGGGCACACCAGCTTACAAAGATACTCCAGTAACAATTGAAAAAATATCAGAGGGAAATGAGACTCCATTACCCAGAGATAATTGGAGGTTCCATATAAATGAAAGGAGGAGACAATTTGGAATAGAGGTGGAGAAAAAATGGAAGAGGGAAGAATTCAAACCATTGACAGAATAA
- a CDS encoding DUF1641 domain-containing protein: MEEGRIQTIDRIIEEIIKNQEAIINFIEILKELQRTGILPFMLGILQKSEENLAFLIEQNSNLIKNISIIYAILNGDEKSGEIHLADIIKLLNDQEVRRGLYLVLRILKAIGNANKES, encoded by the coding sequence ATGGAAGAGGGAAGAATTCAAACCATTGACAGAATAATAGAAGAAATAATAAAGAATCAAGAAGCAATCATTAATTTTATAGAAATACTTAAAGAATTACAGAGAACTGGAATTCTACCATTTATGCTAGGAATTCTGCAAAAGAGTGAGGAAAATCTAGCATTTCTCATAGAACAAAACTCAAATTTAATAAAAAATATTAGCATTATTTATGCTATTCTTAATGGAGATGAAAAATCTGGGGAAATTCATTTAGCTGACATAATAAAATTACTTAATGACCAAGAAGTGAGAAGAGGTCTTTATCTAGTGTTGAGAATATTAAAGGCGATAGGAAATGCAAATAAAGAAAGTTAA
- the fdhD gene encoding formate dehydrogenase accessory sulfurtransferase FdhD, which yields MQIKKVKVFRVRNENTEDEDFVAVEEPLEVRTCHEGCQTFAIIMRTPGNDIELTLGFLYSEGVINSIDDVSDISIISENVVEVKLRKPVEVKIRDLIVNSSCGVCGRAFLYTLNILKCNTKIRKDVIFSLPEKLKEHQKIFNLTGGLHAAALFTSSGELTYVYEDVGRHNAVDKLVGRLLIDRKIPASTYIMQVSGRIGYEIVSKGIKAGIPIICGISAPTSLSIEIAEEAGVTLIGFLRGNSFNVYTHKERIVLISK from the coding sequence ATGCAAATAAAGAAAGTTAAAGTATTTAGAGTAAGAAATGAAAACACAGAAGACGAAGATTTTGTAGCTGTAGAAGAGCCATTAGAAGTCAGAACGTGTCATGAAGGCTGCCAAACTTTTGCTATAATTATGAGAACACCAGGGAATGATATTGAACTTACTTTAGGTTTTTTATATTCTGAAGGTGTTATAAATTCAATAGATGATGTTAGTGATATCTCCATTATTAGTGAGAATGTAGTAGAAGTAAAACTGAGAAAACCAGTAGAAGTAAAAATAAGAGATCTGATTGTTAATTCTAGTTGTGGAGTTTGTGGAAGAGCATTTTTATATACACTAAACATTTTGAAGTGCAACACCAAGATTAGAAAAGATGTTATTTTTTCTTTACCAGAGAAGTTAAAGGAGCACCAGAAAATATTTAATCTCACTGGAGGTCTTCATGCTGCTGCATTATTTACCTCTTCGGGAGAATTAACTTATGTATATGAAGATGTAGGAAGGCATAATGCTGTAGATAAGTTGGTCGGTAGATTGTTGATAGATAGAAAAATACCAGCAAGTACATATATCATGCAAGTTAGTGGAAGGATAGGATACGAAATAGTTAGTAAAGGAATAAAGGCTGGTATTCCAATTATTTGTGGAATATCTGCTCCAACAAGCTTATCAATTGAAATAGCTGAAGAAGCAGGGGTAACTTTAATTGGATTTTTAAGAGGAAATAGCTTTAATGTTTATACTCATAAAGAGAGGATTGTTTTAATCAGTAAATAA
- a CDS encoding acyl-CoA dehydrogenase family protein has product MLLNVEENEDVNLIINSFKELLDREWNILGNKKHEATKEKVQDLFYKIKDLGIFQFLKENSNIYSFLINEVIGQNLLPGIIATTAISRRDSPTTIGVKYVPEIDKAEFVITPYGIAKVSDVEYIEVKSPDPSVKMYKIISGKWEKKEDFNLILLNASSQVIGHGIYCLTKAIEYAKNRVAFGKPIGSYEAIKHKIVDDAIGLELARSRYLANVGEPESVFEYSFKKSFKAILDSIQVHGGIGFTTDLDLHLHLKRIIMIQKILSPLIT; this is encoded by the coding sequence ATGTTACTTAATGTTGAAGAAAATGAGGATGTTAATCTTATCATAAATTCATTTAAAGAACTCCTTGATAGAGAATGGAACATACTTGGTAACAAAAAGCATGAGGCTACAAAAGAGAAAGTTCAAGATTTATTTTATAAAATTAAAGATTTGGGAATATTTCAGTTCCTGAAAGAAAATAGTAATATATACTCTTTCTTAATAAACGAGGTTATAGGACAGAACTTGCTTCCCGGAATTATAGCAACTACAGCAATTTCAAGGAGAGATTCTCCCACTACGATAGGTGTTAAATACGTACCAGAAATAGATAAGGCAGAATTCGTAATAACTCCTTATGGTATAGCAAAAGTTAGTGATGTGGAGTATATCGAAGTTAAATCACCAGACCCTTCAGTTAAAATGTATAAAATAATTTCTGGCAAATGGGAAAAGAAAGAAGACTTTAATTTGATCCTACTTAACGCTTCATCACAAGTTATTGGACATGGAATATATTGTTTAACAAAAGCAATTGAGTATGCAAAAAATAGAGTAGCCTTTGGGAAGCCAATAGGTTCTTATGAGGCTATCAAACATAAAATAGTTGATGATGCGATAGGGCTTGAATTAGCTAGATCAAGATATTTAGCAAATGTAGGAGAACCAGAATCAGTCTTCGAATATTCTTTTAAGAAATCATTTAAGGCAATATTGGATTCTATTCAAGTTCACGGAGGCATAGGATTTACTACAGATTTAGATCTGCATTTACATCTAAAAAGAATAATAATGATACAAAAGATTTTAAGTCCTCTTATTACTTAA
- a CDS encoding MaoC family dehydratase: MYFEDFQLGQKWETKGRTVTEADVVLFTGLTGALNPLFLDEEYAKNTRFKTRILPGLLTASIAVGLTYQLPSDPFGEGFVALTKLEIDAKRPVKIGDTLKAIVEVVDKKEREKDGKVYLQIIVVNQNKEEVMRIKMEILSNKRT, from the coding sequence ATGTACTTCGAAGATTTTCAATTAGGACAAAAGTGGGAAACGAAAGGAAGAACTGTAACTGAGGCAGATGTTGTCTTATTTACGGGATTAACAGGAGCTTTAAACCCTCTCTTTCTCGATGAAGAGTACGCTAAAAATACTAGATTTAAAACAAGAATATTACCCGGTTTACTTACAGCTTCAATAGCTGTTGGCTTAACTTACCAGTTGCCCTCAGATCCTTTTGGTGAAGGTTTTGTGGCTTTAACTAAATTAGAGATTGATGCAAAAAGACCAGTGAAGATTGGAGATACACTTAAAGCCATAGTAGAGGTAGTTGACAAAAAAGAAAGGGAAAAAGATGGTAAAGTTTATTTGCAAATTATAGTTGTTAACCAGAATAAAGAAGAGGTAATGAGGATTAAAATGGAAATTTTAAGTAATAAGAGGACTTAA
- a CDS encoding acyl-CoA dehydrogenase family protein, translating to MNEDEYRLKIREWIKQNAPPYRLKILFDTAEIENYEELRNWQRKLYEGGYIGITWPKEYGGQGLDPIYEIIAYEEFIRAGLPYGRSLGSIGLMVAGPAILKHGTEEQKKKYLPRILSADDIWCQGFSEPHAGSDLANIKTRAEDKGDYYLVTGQKIWSSYAHLANFMLLLARTGEDKYKGLTMFIVNMKQEGIKVSPINQITGKSEFNIVYLNEVKIPKENVVGKVNEGWNVAMTVLNHERFFLGVTMLFVSKILLDKINVRELKDEVEGLEGFYRRLLVKLRKGEDVDVEGAILKLVSSEILQKIYEVAVTEYDLEQIMEENWYLGMLASRGRTIAGGTSEILRNLIGEKLLKLPK from the coding sequence ATGAATGAAGATGAGTATAGGTTAAAGATAAGGGAATGGATTAAGCAAAATGCTCCTCCTTATAGGTTAAAGATACTTTTCGATACAGCTGAAATTGAAAACTATGAGGAGCTAAGAAATTGGCAAAGAAAGCTTTATGAAGGTGGATATATAGGAATAACTTGGCCTAAAGAGTATGGTGGTCAAGGCTTAGATCCTATTTATGAGATAATTGCTTATGAGGAATTCATAAGGGCTGGTTTACCCTATGGAAGAAGTTTAGGTTCAATAGGTCTAATGGTTGCTGGACCAGCAATACTTAAACATGGTACTGAAGAACAGAAGAAAAAATATTTACCAAGGATACTTTCAGCAGACGATATATGGTGTCAAGGATTTTCAGAACCTCATGCTGGTTCAGATTTAGCAAACATAAAAACTAGAGCAGAAGATAAAGGAGATTATTATCTAGTTACTGGACAGAAAATCTGGAGTAGTTATGCACATTTAGCAAACTTTATGTTACTTTTAGCTAGAACTGGAGAAGATAAATATAAAGGTTTGACAATGTTTATTGTAAATATGAAGCAAGAAGGAATTAAAGTTTCTCCGATTAACCAAATTACGGGGAAAAGTGAGTTTAATATCGTTTATCTTAATGAAGTAAAAATACCTAAAGAGAACGTTGTAGGTAAGGTAAATGAAGGATGGAATGTAGCAATGACAGTGTTAAACCATGAAAGGTTTTTCTTAGGAGTAACAATGTTATTTGTTTCGAAAATTCTCTTAGACAAAATAAACGTAAGAGAACTAAAAGATGAAGTAGAGGGATTAGAGGGATTTTATAGAAGATTATTAGTGAAACTAAGAAAGGGTGAAGACGTAGATGTCGAAGGCGCCATACTTAAACTAGTTTCGTCTGAAATTTTACAGAAAATTTATGAAGTAGCAGTTACGGAATATGACCTAGAGCAAATTATGGAAGAAAACTGGTATTTAGGCATGTTAGCATCTAGAGGAAGAACAATTGCTGGTGGTACTTCAGAAATACTCAGAAATCTAATAGGAGAGAAATTACTTAAGTTGCCGAAATAA
- a CDS encoding DMT family transporter, with amino-acid sequence MSSSTGSLFLKWMIPVAIVWGLSYPLTKLVSEYASPMIISVVRVSIGFIFFYILGRGLSVGIKQFINGLLNFVGLLTFLNLGVYFSSNPGLVAIMIYTQPLFILVIELILGTKIKMKGIIGIIIGVIGITASAFISFNLGLLFGLIGGIIWALGTVYYRRNLLKEDLVKLNAFMALVSIPILLAITPIDFSFAFNLTGIGLLITLGLIAQVGGFFFWFNAVKYLGSVKASTGSLLVPVTAYILSYVFFKTIPTFLEIIGSAITLIGVYLTMTS; translated from the coding sequence ATGTCTTCCAGTACTGGATCGTTGTTTTTAAAATGGATGATACCAGTAGCAATAGTTTGGGGATTATCATATCCTCTTACCAAGTTAGTTTCAGAATATGCATCTCCCATGATAATAAGTGTTGTTAGGGTTTCAATAGGTTTTATTTTCTTTTATATTTTAGGTAGAGGACTTTCTGTAGGGATTAAACAATTTATAAATGGCTTATTGAATTTTGTTGGCTTACTTACTTTTCTTAATTTAGGGGTTTACTTCTCTAGCAATCCGGGTTTAGTCGCTATTATGATATATACTCAGCCTTTATTTATCCTAGTTATAGAACTGATTTTAGGCACTAAGATTAAGATGAAAGGAATTATTGGAATAATTATCGGAGTTATAGGAATAACTGCATCAGCTTTTATCTCATTTAATTTAGGTCTTTTATTTGGTTTAATAGGTGGAATAATTTGGGCTTTAGGTACAGTATATTACAGAAGAAATTTATTAAAGGAAGATTTAGTTAAACTGAATGCTTTTATGGCTCTAGTATCAATTCCTATATTACTCGCCATAACACCAATAGATTTTAGTTTTGCGTTTAATCTAACTGGAATAGGATTATTAATTACTTTAGGATTAATTGCACAAGTTGGAGGGTTTTTCTTCTGGTTTAACGCAGTGAAATATTTAGGCAGTGTAAAAGCGAGTACTGGGTCGCTTCTAGTTCCAGTAACTGCTTATATCCTATCTTATGTTTTCTTTAAAACAATACCAACTTTCTTAGAAATTATAGGATCAGCTATCACTTTGATAGGAGTTTACTTAACTATGACTTCATAA